A single window of Hymenobacter sp. APR13 DNA harbors:
- a CDS encoding PD-(D/E)XK nuclease-like domain-containing protein translates to MFHSLTAHPDLTQAQHRALPHVSNTDLSELKGQVLGQLRALNPQALAYGTAFHAATLEPATYARTNERGVRWADLEMLARRVRRQRYCRDLLYRGMPELTHTAVHTETGIAVKVRPDLLVRSRAGRRLTLIDFKTTSCPDRARFLTTIEQDDYDRQAAFYCDVLQADRFLIIGVQKKAPHELWVVEVSADAALMEQGRRKYRRLLRAYAGQPAFHQSGGQLAARVAA, encoded by the coding sequence ATGTTTCACTCCCTCACCGCTCACCCCGACCTCACCCAGGCCCAGCACCGGGCCCTGCCCCACGTCAGCAACACCGACCTCTCCGAGCTGAAAGGCCAGGTGCTGGGCCAGCTGCGCGCCCTCAACCCGCAGGCTCTGGCCTACGGCACCGCCTTCCACGCCGCCACCCTCGAACCCGCCACCTACGCCCGCACCAACGAGCGCGGCGTCCGCTGGGCCGACCTCGAAATGCTGGCCCGCCGGGTGCGCCGCCAGCGCTACTGCCGCGACCTGCTCTACCGCGGCATGCCCGAGCTGACCCACACCGCCGTACACACCGAAACCGGCATTGCGGTGAAGGTGCGCCCCGACCTGCTCGTGCGCAGCCGCGCCGGCCGCCGCCTCACCCTCATCGACTTCAAAACCACCAGCTGCCCCGACCGCGCCCGGTTCCTGACCACCATCGAGCAGGACGACTACGACCGCCAGGCCGCCTTCTACTGCGACGTGCTCCAGGCCGACCGCTTCCTCATCATCGGGGTGCAGAAGAAAGCCCCCCACGAGCTCTGGGTGGTGGAAGTAAGCGCCGATGCCGCCCTCATGGAGCAGGGCCGCCGCAAGTACCGCCGCCTGCTGCGGGCTTACGCCGGGCAGCCGGCTTTTCACCAGTCCGGTGGCCAGCTGGCCGCGCGAGTAGCCGCTTAA